In the genome of Acidimicrobiales bacterium, the window CTGCCGGTCCTGGCACCGGCGCCAGGCGCTCGAGGTGCGGCGCCGGCCGGCGCCCGACGCCCCCGCCGAGCTCAGGGCCGACGAGCTGTGGGACGCCATCCAGCGCCTGCCGTTCCGCCAGCGGGCGGCGATCGTCCTGCGCTTCTACGAGGACATGAGCGAGGCGGAGACCGCCCAGGTGCTCGGCTGCCGGCCCGGCACGGTGGGCTCGGCGGTCCACCGGGGCCTGGCCCGCCTCCGCGAGGTGATCGAGCGATGAACGTCGAGGACCGGGTCAGGGAGACCCTCAGGCGCCAGGCAGAGCGGGTCACCGTGTCGCCCGACGCGTGGGACCGCATCGAGGCGCGCACCGAGGCCCGCACGTTCGCCCCGTGGCAGCTGGCGACGCTCGGGGCGGTGGCGGCGGCGATCGTCGTCCTCGCCGCCGTCGTCGGCGTCCGCAGCCTCGGCGGCGACGACCCCCAGCAGGTGGCCGTGGGCGGGCCGTCGACGACGGCGGGCGACGAGCCGGCGACGACCACGACCGCGCCCCCCACCACGACGTCCGCGCCGGTGACCACCGCCCCGGCGACGACGGCGGCCCCGCCGCCGACGACGACCGCGCCCCCGACCACGGCGGCGCCGTCGACCACGGACACGACGGCCCCGCCCACCACGTCGACGACCGCGCCCGACGGGCCGGTGCTCGACCCGTCCGACCGGGTCGGCTGGGGCCGGCTCGGCCCGATCGTGGCCGGCATGACCGTCGAGGAGCTGGAGGCGGCCACCGGGCGGGACTGGGACGTGACCTCCGGGACCGAGGGCAGCCCGTGCGCCTACATCTCGGCGGCCGGCATGGCGGTCGGGGTCAACGTGATGGTCGACGGCGACACCGTCGTCCGCATCGACCTCCAGGAGCTCCCGACCGACGCCGGCGACGTGTCGCCCGGGTTCCCGACCGAGGAGGGCGTCGACATCGGCTCGACCGAGCGCGAGGTGGCCGACGCCTACGGCGACCGGGTCGAGGTCCGCCCCCACCCCTACCTCGGGGACGGGCACTACCTCGTGGTCGGGCCGGGGCCGGGCCAGGACCCGGCAATGCGCACGATCTTCGAGACCGACGGCCAGCGGGTGACGTCGTTCCGCACCGGCGTGGCCGAGGCCGTCGAGCTGATCGAGGGCTGCTCCTAGCCCCCGGTGACCTCGCCGGCGAAGCGCACGGCGGCGTCCTCCAGCAGCTCCCGGTCGAGGTCGAGGGTGGCGACGTGGAAGCTGCGCTCCAGCACCAGGCGGGTGACCGGGCCGGCGACGAGGCCGGCCAGGTGGTCGCCGCCGGTCGGCGGGACGACGTGGTCGTGGGGACTGGTGGCGAGCAGGATCGGGCAGCGGATGCCGGGCAGGCGGGGCTGCAGGGCGTCGACGGCGTCGAGCAGCGACAGCAGGCCGGCGACCGGCGCCCGGTCGTAGGCCGACTCGATGACCCCGGGCGCGGCGATGTCCGACCCCACGCCGGGCATGAACGCCTCGCCCTGGGCGGCGACCGCCTCGACCAGGTCGCGCATGGGCGGGATGGGCTCGACGGCCGGGTTGACGAGCACGAGGCCGGCGATCTCGGGGTGCTCGACGGCCAGCCAGGCGGCGAGGGTGCCGCCCATCGACAGCCCGGCCACGACGACCCGCTCGCACCGCGCCGCGAGGTCGGCGTAGGCCGCCTCGGCCGCCGCCGACCAGTCCGGCCACGACGTCGTCGCCATGTCCTCGACGGTCGTGCCGTGGCCCGGCAGCCGGGGCAGCTCGACGGCCAGGCCGGCCGCGGCCAGGCGCTCGGCCAGCGGCCGCATCGAGGTCGGGTTGCCGGTGAACCCGTGGAGGACGAGCGCGCCGTGCGGGCCGCCCGGGGCCGACCAGGCCTCCGCGCCGGGCAGCACCGCTGGGTCAGTAGGGGTCATCGGTGGCCGGCTCCTCCCACCAGTCGTCGGGCGCCGGCACCCAGGCCGGGTCCTCGTAGATGCAGTCCACCGGGCACGGGTCGAGGCACTTGCCGCAGCCCGAGCACAGCTCCGGGATGATCACCACGTCGATC includes:
- a CDS encoding alpha/beta fold hydrolase; this encodes MTPTDPAVLPGAEAWSAPGGPHGALVLHGFTGNPTSMRPLAERLAAAGLAVELPRLPGHGTTVEDMATTSWPDWSAAAEAAYADLAARCERVVVAGLSMGGTLAAWLAVEHPEIAGLVLVNPAVEPIPPMRDLVEAVAAQGEAFMPGVGSDIAAPGVIESAYDRAPVAGLLSLLDAVDALQPRLPGIRCPILLATSPHDHVVPPTGGDHLAGLVAGPVTRLVLERSFHVATLDLDRELLEDAAVRFAGEVTGG
- a CDS encoding SigE family RNA polymerase sigma factor; translation: MALERAGDEGTGPVAAVVPLAATWPDPLVELYRQEYAAMVRFAHLLTGSNEVAEELVQDAFVQLRRGWARAANPPAYLRVVVANNCRSWHRRQALEVRRRPAPDAPAELRADELWDAIQRLPFRQRAAIVLRFYEDMSEAETAQVLGCRPGTVGSAVHRGLARLREVIER